Proteins encoded in a region of the Podarcis muralis chromosome 2, rPodMur119.hap1.1, whole genome shotgun sequence genome:
- the LOC144326142 gene encoding zinc finger protein RFP-like isoform X1, whose translation MAASGRPVENLRDEATCSICLEYFKDPVTIPECGHNFCRSCLILFWGESEAEASCPQCRKTVQRRSLIPNRQPANLEELIENLSVQEGKEEGGKGEVCEKHQEPLKLFCKEDEAPICLVCDRSKEHKHHKVIPLEEASKEYKEKICRRLEILRKEREEILAYLAALDKEREDLLKLRETEMMEAVEKFRELHKLLEEKVKRLLNDVKEVKKIAERMDEQLDRLFRNLSSLERIIQEMEEKSQQPASELPQDVRRTLQRYEKRESPEKPLPFPPELRNRVLESCDLNHLAEDAMKQWKENVTLDPDTAHPCLILSEDGKSVRNGDKRQALPDNPERFNKRHCVLGREGFTAGRHFWEVTVGSGGKWVVGVARKSVRRKGSFPLFPERGIWAVEKWGGEYFACTSYFHSLLSLFWEPRRIRVTLDYEGGRVSFSDADSGAELYTFPGASFSGETLLPFFCLWEYETHLSIS comes from the exons ATGGCTGCATCTGGGCGTCCCGTCGAGAATCTCCGTGATGAAGCCACGTGCTCCATCTGCCTGGAATATTTTAAGGATCCAgtgaccatcccagagtgtgggcacaacttctgccgatcCTGCCTGATCCTGTTCTGGGGGGAATCGGAGgcagaggcttcctgccctcagtGCAGAAAAacagtccagagaaggagcctcatcCCTAACCGGCAACCGGCAAACTTAGAAGAATTAATCGAGAATCTCAGCgttcaagagggaaaggaggaaggagggaaaggagaagtctgtgagaagcaccaggagcccctgaagctcttctgcaaggaggatgaagcccccatctgcctGGTGTGCGACAGATCCAAGGAGCACAAACACcacaaggtgattcctctggaggAGGCTTCCAAGGAATACAAG gAAAAGATCTGTCGCCGCCTGGAGAttctgaggaaagagagagaggaaattctgGCCTATCTAGCAGCCCTGGACAAGGAAAGAGAAGACCTCCTT AAATTAAGAGAAACGGAGATGATGGAGGCTGTGGAGAAGTTCAGAGAACTGCACAAGTTACTGGAAGAAAAAGTGAAACGTCTGCTGAATGATGTGAAAGAGGTGAAGAAGATTGCAGAGAGAATGGATGAGCAACTGGACAGACTCTTCAGGAATCTCTCCTCTCTTGAAAGGATCAtccaggagatggaggagaaaagtcagcagccagcgagtgaactccCGCAA GATGTGAGAAGGACCTTGCAGAG GTATGAGAAAAGAGAGAGTCCAGAGAAGCCACTGCCTTTCCCTCCAGAACTGAGGAACAGGGTCTTGGAATCCTGTGATCTAAATCACCTTGCGGAGGATGCAATGAAACAATGGAAAG AAAATGTCACTCTGGATCCAGACACAGCCCATCCCTGCCTCATCCTGTCTGAGGATGGGAAAAGCGTGAGAAATGGAGACAAACGTCAAGCCCTTCCTGATAATCCTGAGAGATTCAACAAGCGGCATTGTGTGTTGGGACGTGAGGGATTCACAGcaggcagacatttctgggaagtcacTGTGGGAAGTGGGGGAAAGTGGGTTGTGGGGGTCGCCAGGAAGTCTGTGAGGAGAAAGGGCAGCTTTCCCTTATTCCCTGAGAGAGGGATCTGGGCTgtggagaagtggggaggggaataCTTTGCCTGCACCTCCTATTTTCACTCTCTTCTGTCCCTGTTTTGGGAGCCCAGGAGGATCCGGGTGACTCTGGACTATGAAGGGGGACGTGTGTCTTTTTCTGACGCCGACTCAGGAGCCGAACTCTACACGTTCCCAGGAGCCTCGTTCTCTGGAGagaccctcctccctttcttttgtctgtggGAATATGAAACCCACCTCAGTATCTCCTGA
- the LOC144326142 gene encoding zinc finger protein RFP-like isoform X2 encodes MAASGRPVENLRDEATCSICLEYFKDPVTIPECGHNFCRSCLILFWGESEAEASCPQCRKTVQRRSLIPNRQPANLEELIENLSVQEGKEEGGKGEVCEKHQEPLKLFCKEDEAPICLVCDRSKEHKHHKVIPLEEASKEYKEKICRRLEILRKEREEILAYLAALDKEREDLLKLRETEMMEAVEKFRELHKLLEEKVKRLLNDVKEVKKIAERMDEQLDRLFRNLSSLERIIQEMEEKSQQPASELPQDVRRTLQRYEKRESPEKPLPFPPELRNRVLESCDLNHLAEDAMKQWKDAVLFRKQFQKSKFPGEEQFHRRDGD; translated from the exons ATGGCTGCATCTGGGCGTCCCGTCGAGAATCTCCGTGATGAAGCCACGTGCTCCATCTGCCTGGAATATTTTAAGGATCCAgtgaccatcccagagtgtgggcacaacttctgccgatcCTGCCTGATCCTGTTCTGGGGGGAATCGGAGgcagaggcttcctgccctcagtGCAGAAAAacagtccagagaaggagcctcatcCCTAACCGGCAACCGGCAAACTTAGAAGAATTAATCGAGAATCTCAGCgttcaagagggaaaggaggaaggagggaaaggagaagtctgtgagaagcaccaggagcccctgaagctcttctgcaaggaggatgaagcccccatctgcctGGTGTGCGACAGATCCAAGGAGCACAAACACcacaaggtgattcctctggaggAGGCTTCCAAGGAATACAAG gAAAAGATCTGTCGCCGCCTGGAGAttctgaggaaagagagagaggaaattctgGCCTATCTAGCAGCCCTGGACAAGGAAAGAGAAGACCTCCTT AAATTAAGAGAAACGGAGATGATGGAGGCTGTGGAGAAGTTCAGAGAACTGCACAAGTTACTGGAAGAAAAAGTGAAACGTCTGCTGAATGATGTGAAAGAGGTGAAGAAGATTGCAGAGAGAATGGATGAGCAACTGGACAGACTCTTCAGGAATCTCTCCTCTCTTGAAAGGATCAtccaggagatggaggagaaaagtcagcagccagcgagtgaactccCGCAA GATGTGAGAAGGACCTTGCAGAG GTATGAGAAAAGAGAGAGTCCAGAGAAGCCACTGCCTTTCCCTCCAGAACTGAGGAACAGGGTCTTGGAATCCTGTGATCTAAATCACCTTGCGGAGGATGCAATGAAACAATGGAAAG ATGCTGTGTTATTCAGAAAACAGTTTCAGAAAAGTAAATTTCCAGGAGAGGAACAATTTCACAGGAGGGATGGGGACTGA